The following coding sequences lie in one Haloterrigena sp. KLK7 genomic window:
- the ppc gene encoding phosphoenolpyruvate carboxylase — MSPHNRSIQRDVRELGALLGDVLTDQTSDQAFETVESCRQAAIEYRTADLESREPLISRLEGLSPHQQRIVARAFTTYFELINLAEKRERVRTIRTESDEGTLEDSLETAAAELSESDAETVERILDDVLIEPTFTAHPTEARRKTVKSKLRSIATSLETLDERLLTEKEEEQVWRDIDAEVTSLWQTPQVRNRQPEPEDEARNVQWYLENTLFDVVGEVYDELDDAIDAEIDGDLEIPKLFEFRSWAGSDRDGNPYVTPEVTATTLERQREIILEKYRDELKRLSGVLSQDGNRINTGTEFEASLEEDRERLPGSARTAEERYPGEPYRQKLKLMRERLDRVGDVRPGGYDDVEELLDDLAVIAQSLQNNGSESVVEAHVDPIRRQVATFGFSLASLDLREHQQKHTDAIAEALEREGIDYTSLSEDERVELLTDAVLQDDPLIDLSETEGLSDDSARVLELFDSLGDWQTEYGVEAIDTYAISMTDEPSHVLEVLFLADQAGVVSLPEHSGIDIVPLLETEYALSGARRIMGTLFENEAYSQALEARGQTQEIMLGYSDSNKENGYLAANWSLFKNQRRLGEICDDYDVQMRLFHGRGGSISRGGGPMNEALLALPNNTITGQVKFTEQGEAIAEKYGNPRIAERNIEQMLNAQLRARKQAIDRPEEDIPTEWFEAMETMADVARREYRDLLESEGFVRYFEQATPITVIEDLDLGSRPASRSGERTVEDLRAIPWVFSWTQSRCILPGWYALAAGIDAYLDDGGSMETLQEMYDEWPFFRTTLDNAALSLSRTELEIAEQYAGLAESDLRERFFPRVCDEYQRATELVTEIARREDLHTRDWLGENLERRNPYVDPLNLLQVHLLDQNHRTDVEERTLRLTVKGVAAGMKNTG, encoded by the coding sequence ATGAGTCCGCATAATAGATCAATCCAGCGCGATGTCAGAGAGCTCGGTGCACTACTGGGCGATGTTCTGACCGACCAGACTTCGGACCAGGCGTTCGAGACCGTTGAGTCCTGCCGACAAGCGGCGATCGAGTACCGAACGGCCGATCTCGAGTCGCGAGAGCCGCTGATCTCGCGACTCGAGGGGCTTTCGCCCCACCAACAGCGGATCGTCGCGCGGGCGTTTACGACCTACTTCGAACTGATCAACCTCGCGGAGAAGCGCGAGCGGGTCCGGACGATCCGCACGGAATCCGACGAGGGAACGCTCGAGGACAGTCTCGAGACGGCGGCCGCCGAACTCAGCGAGAGCGACGCTGAGACCGTCGAGCGGATCCTCGACGACGTCCTTATCGAGCCGACGTTTACGGCCCATCCGACTGAAGCCCGGCGCAAGACCGTGAAGTCCAAACTTCGCTCTATCGCGACGTCCCTCGAGACCTTAGACGAACGGCTGTTGACCGAGAAGGAGGAGGAACAGGTCTGGCGGGACATCGACGCGGAAGTGACGAGTCTCTGGCAGACGCCGCAGGTGCGCAACCGTCAGCCCGAACCCGAAGACGAGGCGCGCAACGTCCAGTGGTACCTTGAGAACACGCTGTTCGACGTGGTCGGCGAGGTCTACGACGAACTCGACGATGCAATCGACGCGGAGATCGACGGCGACCTCGAGATTCCGAAACTGTTCGAGTTCCGTTCGTGGGCGGGCAGTGACCGCGACGGGAATCCCTACGTCACGCCCGAGGTGACCGCCACCACGCTCGAACGCCAGCGCGAGATCATCCTCGAGAAGTACCGCGACGAGCTCAAACGGCTCTCGGGCGTGTTGAGTCAGGACGGCAACCGTATTAACACGGGCACCGAGTTCGAGGCGTCCCTCGAAGAGGATCGCGAGCGGCTGCCGGGAAGCGCCCGCACGGCCGAGGAGCGATACCCGGGAGAGCCCTACCGTCAGAAACTCAAACTCATGCGCGAGCGCCTCGACCGCGTCGGCGACGTTCGGCCCGGCGGCTACGACGACGTCGAGGAACTGCTCGATGACCTCGCGGTCATCGCCCAGAGCCTACAGAACAACGGCAGTGAGAGCGTCGTCGAGGCCCACGTCGATCCGATCCGCCGACAGGTCGCCACCTTCGGCTTCTCGCTGGCCAGCCTCGATCTGCGCGAACACCAGCAGAAACACACCGACGCCATCGCCGAAGCCCTCGAGCGCGAGGGAATTGACTACACGTCGCTCTCGGAGGACGAACGCGTCGAACTGCTGACTGACGCAGTCCTGCAGGACGATCCCCTCATCGACCTCAGCGAGACCGAGGGACTGTCCGACGACTCGGCGCGAGTGCTCGAGTTGTTCGACAGCCTCGGAGACTGGCAGACCGAGTACGGCGTCGAGGCCATCGACACCTACGCCATCTCGATGACTGACGAGCCCAGCCACGTCCTCGAGGTGCTGTTCCTCGCGGATCAGGCCGGCGTCGTCTCCCTGCCCGAACACTCCGGAATCGACATCGTCCCCCTGCTCGAGACCGAGTACGCCCTCTCGGGAGCCCGTCGAATCATGGGCACGCTCTTCGAGAACGAAGCCTACAGCCAAGCGCTCGAGGCCCGCGGGCAGACCCAGGAGATCATGCTGGGCTACTCGGACTCGAACAAGGAGAACGGCTATCTGGCGGCTAACTGGTCGCTGTTCAAGAACCAGCGCCGGCTGGGCGAGATCTGCGACGATTACGACGTCCAGATGCGGCTGTTCCACGGCCGCGGCGGCTCGATCTCCCGCGGCGGCGGCCCGATGAACGAGGCGCTGCTCGCGCTGCCCAACAACACGATCACCGGTCAGGTCAAGTTCACCGAACAGGGCGAAGCGATCGCCGAGAAGTACGGTAATCCCCGTATCGCCGAGCGCAACATCGAGCAGATGCTCAACGCCCAGCTCCGGGCGCGAAAGCAGGCGATAGACCGGCCCGAAGAGGACATCCCCACGGAGTGGTTCGAGGCGATGGAGACCATGGCCGACGTCGCCCGGCGGGAGTACCGCGACCTCCTCGAGAGCGAGGGGTTCGTTCGGTACTTCGAGCAGGCGACACCGATCACCGTTATCGAGGACCTCGATTTGGGCTCGCGTCCAGCTTCCCGCAGCGGGGAACGAACCGTCGAGGACCTCCGGGCGATCCCGTGGGTGTTCTCTTGGACCCAGTCACGGTGTATTCTGCCGGGCTGGTACGCCCTCGCCGCCGGCATCGACGCGTACTTGGACGACGGCGGCTCGATGGAGACCCTCCAGGAGATGTACGACGAGTGGCCGTTCTTCCGGACGACGCTCGATAACGCCGCCCTCTCGCTCTCTCGCACCGAACTCGAGATCGCCGAACAGTACGCCGGTCTGGCGGAGTCCGACCTCCGCGAGCGGTTCTTCCCGCGTGTCTGTGACGAGTACCAGCGGGCGACGGAGTTGGTGACCGAGATCGCCCGGCGCGAGGATCTCCACACCCGCGACTGGCTCGGCGAGAATCTCGAGCGGCGCAACCCCTACGTCGACCCGCTGAACCTGCTACAGGTCCATCTCCTCGATCAGAACCACCGCACCGACGTCGAGGAACGAACCCTCCGGCTGACGGTCAAAGGCGTCGCCGCCGGCATGAAGAACACGGGGTGA